The stretch of DNA AAAGAGAAGCTGGTTGTGAAAGCAATTTGTACGCCAAGCTTTGCAAAAGTGGAGCGTTTACACCATGGTTAGCCCACCAAGATAGAGGCTCCTCGTACATCATAGCCTCAACCACATGAGGCTCACTAAAGAAATCACTACCACTTGCAAATGCTCCATACTCCAAAGACGCTTGTTTTAGATCATTTGAATCTTTAAAGTATCTTTAAAAGCATTTAACTCTATTTAAGGAAATCTCGCTATCCTCATTTGGAGCAAGCCTTCGAACCCCATTGCCTTCCCCTTTAAGCCATGATTCATGGTAGTATTTTGGTACCAAAGAATGATTCATGGTAGTATTTTGGTACCAAAAAATGTGCCATACACTGTAAAGGGGTGTTACTCTTATTCCACCTAACAACAAGAATTtcttgaattgtataaaaaaaAGTCTGATTGCCCGACAATAAGATCCTTTCCCTCTTGTTCAAAGATAAATGCTTTCACTTTTTCGATCATTGTATCCCACATATCATAAACAAGATGCAACTTTGGAGCATCAAGATCGGCACTTCTAAGCATAGACACAATTGGTTCGGTAAACTTTAAAAAGTACTCAATCTTATCCCACCATTCGTCATTCATTACAAGGGATTTAATTTCACGCGTTTTAACTTCAATCACTTTATCTCCCTTATAGTTTCTCCAATCATCATCCATTACCATTCTTTCCAAATATGCTTTCACTTGATGAACATGACTAGTCATGACAACATGAGATGCAAATCTTGTTTCGGCAACTTTCAACAAAGACAACACTGAATGCTTTTGAAAAAGAGCATGAGCCATATCATGATTAAACACAAAATTTTTCAAGCTACTAACTTCATCAATCAAATCTAAAATCCATTTGTAATTTATAAATTGAGTTGATTTTTCGGAAGGTTGGCACATACTTTTTAGTACAAGGTTCAAACAATGAACAACACATGGTGTCCAAAATATATGTGGATAAGTTTGCTCAACCGTAGAACCGGCAAGCTTCATATTACTTGCATTATCGGTGATAACTTGAATAACATTACTTGCACCAACTTCCTCAATTGATTTAATGAATAAATTAGCTATATATTCTCCACCCTTCACAACGCCACTTGAATTGATTGATTTTAAAAATATAGGACCACCACTAGAAGCCGCCATTATATTTATCAATGGTCGCCTCTTAATATCCAACCATCCATCGGAACAAATAGACAACCCTTTTCTCTTCTATGCATCCTTAATAGGTTGCAATTTTCTATCAATATGAGCTTTTTCTTGAGCTAAAAGGGTAGTTCTTAACCTATTGTACTTTGGCAGAACATAACCGGGTAAAGAAGTCTTTGCCAAAAACTCTGAATACTTTCTAAAATAAGGAGACTTGGCAAAATTAAAAGATAAACCTGAAGCGTAGAACATGCGGGCTACCATTTTGTCGGCGATGTTTCTATTCTCAATGCCGAACGACTTCTCTAGAGTTCCAACATTTGaaccttttctttttttaaaatgcGATAAATCCGACCCTTCAGGAAGCGATACGTAATCCGA from Nicotiana tomentosiformis chromosome 11, ASM39032v3, whole genome shotgun sequence encodes:
- the LOC104109964 gene encoding uncharacterized protein, yielding MAASSGGPIFLKSINSSGVVKGGEYIANLFIKSIEEVGASNVIQVITDNASNMKLAGSTVEQTYPHIFWTPCVVHCLNLVLKSMCQPSEKSTQFINYKWILDLIDEVSSLKNFVFNHDMAHALFQKHSVLSLLKVAETRFASHVVMTSHVHQVKAYLERMVMDDDWRNYKGDKVIEVKTREIKSLVMNDEWWDKIEYFLKFTEPIVSMLRSADLDAPKLHLVYDMWDTMIEKVKAFIFEQEGKDLIVGYFKDSNDLKQASLEYGAFASGSDFFSEPHVVEAMMYEEPLSWWANHGVNAPLLQSLAYKLLSQPASLSCCERNWSTYSLIHSIKRNKLETSRAEDLVFVHYNLCLFSRQKETYTSGPSKYWDVGGDRFDVDEATNDLLDLSIDEPQLE